The following proteins come from a genomic window of Nostoc sp. ATCC 53789:
- a CDS encoding tetratricopeptide repeat protein, protein MGDKKGAITDFNQALRINPNLAPAYTGRGVAQGKRI, encoded by the coding sequence TTGGGAGACAAGAAGGGAGCAATTACTGATTTTAATCAAGCTTTGCGGATTAATCCTAACTTGGCTCCCGCTTACACTGGTCGGGGGGTTGCCCAGGGCAAACGCATCTAA
- a CDS encoding proton extrusion protein PcxA encodes MKNSFTKTAELLRQNLQNYLRSLKNWFFDTPERALLEAQQAAQRIKNIEIEHFEGKKISSESVKYTETAMSYWQVYLDKNLTIIKFRLAEFQLSRGIVNISNSVLLEKLKVIDEVVEKYAIKDELISNSELLSNYEPLKVNQSEINKQPELSNIKRLPPNQKARALPGSLGRTINKIKGDFSPQGEEEFVRNYRISRNRTKIGLRFLLTLIIVPLLTQILSKQFLVIPILEKTRGENTSQIFINSDMEKEALHELSNFQQNLRFESLLKNAPALSSEVIKEKIKEKAIEIAEEFNLKTNSAVSNVFADLISLISFSIIIVYSKREIVIVKSFIDTIVYGLSDSAKAFIIILFTDIFVGFHSPDGWEVLLEGFAEHLGLPASRNAIFLFIATFPVILNTIFKYWIFRYLSRLSPSALATLKEMDE; translated from the coding sequence ATGAAAAATTCATTTACCAAAACAGCAGAATTGCTTCGCCAAAATTTGCAAAATTATTTGCGATCGCTTAAAAATTGGTTTTTCGATACACCAGAAAGGGCACTCTTAGAAGCTCAACAAGCCGCTCAGAGAATTAAAAACATCGAAATAGAACATTTTGAAGGTAAAAAAATATCTTCAGAATCAGTAAAATATACTGAAACCGCGATGTCTTATTGGCAAGTCTATCTTGATAAAAACCTAACTATTATCAAGTTCAGGCTGGCAGAATTCCAACTTAGTCGGGGAATTGTCAATATCTCTAATTCTGTTTTATTAGAAAAGCTGAAGGTGATTGATGAAGTTGTAGAAAAATATGCTATTAAAGATGAGCTTATTAGTAACAGTGAGTTATTGTCAAATTATGAACCACTAAAAGTTAATCAGAGTGAAATCAATAAACAACCAGAATTATCTAATATTAAACGTCTACCTCCAAATCAAAAAGCTAGAGCTTTGCCTGGGTCTCTTGGCAGAACTATTAATAAAATTAAAGGAGATTTTTCACCACAGGGAGAAGAAGAATTTGTCAGAAATTACCGAATTTCTAGAAATAGAACAAAGATTGGTCTAAGATTTTTGCTCACTTTAATTATTGTTCCACTTTTGACTCAGATTTTATCTAAACAATTCTTAGTTATTCCTATATTAGAAAAGACTAGAGGAGAGAATACATCTCAAATTTTCATCAATTCTGACATGGAAAAAGAAGCTCTCCATGAATTATCTAATTTTCAACAAAATTTGAGGTTTGAATCTTTATTAAAAAATGCACCAGCCCTTTCTTCGGAGGTAATTAAAGAAAAAATAAAGGAGAAAGCAATTGAGATAGCTGAGGAATTTAATCTAAAAACTAATAGTGCTGTTAGTAATGTATTTGCTGATTTGATATCATTAATTTCTTTTAGTATAATTATCGTTTATAGTAAAAGAGAAATTGTGATTGTGAAGTCTTTCATAGATACTATAGTTTATGGATTGAGCGATAGTGCTAAGGCTTTTATAATTATTCTCTTTACAGATATATTCGTAGGATTCCATTCCCCAGATGGGTGGGAGGTTCTTCTGGAAGGATTTGCAGAACATTTAGGTTTGCCAGCCAGTAGAAATGCAATATTTTTATTTATTGCGACATTTCCTGTAATTTTAAACACTATCTTTAAGTACTGGATATTCCGCTATCTGAGTCGCTTATCTCCATCGGCATTAGCAACATTAAAAGAGATGGACGAGTAA